The following coding sequences are from one Plasmodium coatneyi strain Hackeri chromosome 11, complete sequence window:
- a CDS encoding Variable surface protein Vir7-like protein, translating into MRSKSETCEKLCEFFYYWLGDKLSSKWIWKTTLQSTMEEIYTKLGASTDSCNYISMDNSVDHDIFPQRKIIFDYWHDYKTIIQKLSRSKESCSGKYDEYLQKAITAYGMVDANCGKNITDDFCTEFRKKFKQNGDNNKNIPEPSKLASTEVPEGDLPSDDEGDEANYTSIPALLRTQFGRNKTGRGKRSIRGEFDTFTEGASTFDSSEYSTVATTESTTDGESTIYNGKRPPLRRTGKGRTNTAPNRRNNIGYGRI; encoded by the exons ATGCGGTCGAAGAGTGAAACATGTGAAAAATtgtgtgaatttttttattattggttaggagataaaTTATCTAGCAAATGGATCTGGAAAACTACACTTCAAAGTACTATGGAGGAAATCTACACTAAATTGGGCGCTTCCACAGACTCATGTAATTATATAAGTATGGACAATAGTGTTGACCATGACATTTTCCctcaaagaaaaataatattcgattattgGCACGACTATAAAACAATCATACAAAAATTAAGTCGTTCTAAAGAGTCCTGTTCTGGGAAATATGATGAATACCTCCAAAAAGCTATTACAGCTTATGGAATGGTGGATGCAAACTGTGGGAAGAACATTACAGATGACTTCTGTACCGAattcaggaaaaaattcaaacaaaatggtgacaacaataaaaatattccagAACCATCGAAATTGGCATCTACAGAAGTGCCTGAAGGGGACCTCCCATCCGACGACGAAGGGGACGAAGCAAAT tacacttccaTACCAGCTTTGTTACGTACACAAtttggaaggaataaaacaggaagggggaaaaggtcCATTAGAGGAGAATTCGACACATTCACCGAAGGTGCCTCAACGTTCGATTCAAGCGAATACTCAACAGTAGCTACAACAGAATCTACAACAGATGGAgaatctaccatatataatggtaaaCGACCACCACTtagaagaacaggaaaaggaagaacaaatacgGCACCAAATCGCCGAAATAATATTGGTTATGGTCGTATATAA
- a CDS encoding KIR-like protein encodes MLLSTNPLDPTNLPAQLHFYGPFEERNNGVATNCQHDTGESSIQNKLTSCCNDVNALDVDKIKNAFCFVSGLKPYKQYPHYKYRWHFLYYWVGDLIWKSLGEADREGKLPGCLKQICELIQSKCESEGCKLNFPEQMDGDTFEQSKEFFDFIQNYNDINYYLQSGNDQCDEQWSTYKKNIEPACKAVQEYCKKDGEHSTEQYCTEYSDTYEIYCTRMLGRLHCKSQVAEPEDEHTTYFWPDESIPLSIAQANLSKATTTTALSSIIGTLGLTVLPYALYKYKPWSSWFGNHTSGNGRRRTSTRKRRSDEGTFDTFTEDSSTYDSATESIVDDSTTQDSRTLRSATYTAQSTRERERRNNNTRGGHGMVGYQHM; translated from the exons ATGTTACTCTCAACAAAc cCGCTGGATCCAACAAATTTACCTGCACAATTACATTTCTATGGCCCATttgaggaaaggaacaacggCGTCGCCACAAACTGCCAACATGACACCGGGGAAAGCAGTATACAGAACAAGCTGACTTCATGTTGCAACGATGTAAATGCCCTTGATGTTGACAAGATTAAAAATGCCTTTTGCTTTGTGTCTGGATTGAAACCATATAAACAGTATCCACACTACAAGTACCGTTGGCATTTTCTCTATTATTGGGTAGGGGACCTAATATGGAAAAGCTTGGGTGAAGCAGATAGGGAAGGCAAGCTTCCGGGCTGCTTGAAGCAGATTTGTGAATTAATACAGAGTAAATGTGAAAGTGAAGGATGTAAGCTTAATTTCCCCGAACAAATGGACGGAGACACTTTCGAACAGAGTAAAGAATTCTTTGACTTTATCCAAAATTATAATGATATAAACTATTATTTACAGAGTGGTAACGACCAATGTGATGAACAGTGGTCCACTTACAAGAAGAACATTGAACCAGCATGTAAAGCTGTGCAGGAATATTGCAAAAAGGATGGGGAACATTCTACTGAGCAATATTGTACGGAATACAGCGACACATATGAAATTTACTGTACGAGAATGCTAGGAAGGTTGCATTGTAAATCACAAGTTGCAGAACCAGAGGACGAACATACGACATATTTCTGGCCGGATGAATCAATTCCATTATCTATAGCACAGGCAAACTTAAGTAAAGCGACCACCACCACTGCCCTTTCTTCTATAATTGGCACACTAGGATTAACGGTACTTCCTTACGCACTATATAAG TATAagccatggtcttcttggtttggtaaccacacttctggaaatggaaggagaagaacaagcacaagaaagagaaggtCCGATGAGGGCACCTTTGATACATTCACAGAAGACAGCTCAACATATGATTCAGCAACTGAATCAATAGTAGATGACTCCACGACACAAGATTCCAGGACACTACGTTCTGCTACATACACAGCACAGTCTAccagagaaagggaaagaagaaataataatacacggGGAGGTCacgggatggtaggttacCAGCATATGTGA